A segment of the Mugil cephalus isolate CIBA_MC_2020 chromosome 13, CIBA_Mcephalus_1.1, whole genome shotgun sequence genome:
agcatgtagctttgGTGACTGTTTGCTTAGCactgctatgtagcatgtagccttggtggctgttagcttagcattgatatgtagcacgtagtcttggtgactgttagcattgctatgtagcatgtagccttggtggctgttagcttagcattgatatgtagcacgtagccttggtgactgttagcttagcattgatatgtagcacgtaaccttggtgactgttagcttagcattgatatgtagcattgatatgtagcacatagccttggtgactgttagcattgctatgtagcatgtaaccttggtgactgttagcttagcattgatatgtagcacatagccttggtgactgttagcattgctatgtagcatgtaaccttggtgactgttagcttagcattgatatgtagcacatagccttggtgactgttagcatTGCTATgcagcatgtagccttggtggctgttagcttagcattgatatgtagcacatagccttggtgactgttagcattgatatgtagcacgtagccttggtgactgttagcatTGCTATgcagcatgtagccttggtgactgttagcattgatatgtagcacgtagccttggtgactgttagcttagcattgatatgtagcacgtagccttggtgactgttagcttagcatcgctATGCAGCATGTaaccttggtgactgttagcttagcattgatatgtagcattgatatgtagcacatagccttggtgactgttagcattgctatgtagcatgtaaccttggtgactgttagcttagcattgatatgtagcacatagccttggtgactgttagcattgctatgtagcatgtaacCTTGGtaactgttagcttagcattgatatgtagcacatagccttggtgactgttagcatTGCTATgcagcatgtagccttggtggctgttaacttagcattgatatgtagcacgtagccttggtgactgttagcatTGCTATgcagcatgtagccttggtggctgttaacttagcattgatatgtagcacgtagccttggtgactgttagcatTGCTATgcagcatgtagccttggtggctgttagcttagcattgatatgtagcacgtagccttggtgactgttagcatTGCTATGCAGCATGTAGGTTGAACTGTGTGTGCGCTGCCTCCTGTAGTGGATCAGTGGGTTTAGGTTTGTGTTCATAGGTTTGAATCTCTTCCTGGTCGTGTCGGGTGTTTTTCAGGCTGTGAGCTCTACGCTTTCTGTGGCGCTCTCTTCGGTATCTGCTCCATGATCACCCTGACGGTGATCGCGATCGACCGCTACTTCGTCATCacccgacctctgacctccatcGGCGTGTTGTCACGGAAACGGGCCCTGGTCATCCTCGTGACGGCCTGGGCCTACTCGCTGGGCTGGAGCCTGCCGCCATTCTTCGGCTGGAGtgaggacacagacacacacctgcactGACACACTGAATCCTCTCATGTTGTGTGTTCTGACCCTCTGATTTTAGGACGTACTCCTAAGAACAAGTGTTCATTGTCTCTGTCCgatgtaacaacaacaaaggttCGGCAGCTCTTTGGCTCAggagcaataaaaacacaaactacataaaaaaactacagcagctacacacaaacaaacacaatatagACAATTAAAGAAGATAGTAGCACAGAAATGAATGGAACTGGtacaatgaggaaaaaatattaCAGCATTTAAATCACAATTAAACTATAGTGTAAATAGTATTTATGTTTGTGCAAATAAACTAATGAAGTGGGTGGACTGGAGGAGGAAtataaagacaaatataaatTGAGGGAAGGTTGAAGGTGAGAGGGATTTGACGGCTTCAGGGTAGAAGCTGGTTTTTAGTCTATTAGTTGTGGATTTAGATTATATCCAGGGTGGGTTCAGTCTGTGGGAACGTGACTGGTTTTCTGTCGGAGCCTTCAGGAATAACGTTACGCAGAGTTAACTGACTGCTAATACTCAGCCTTCATTAGCCCAGACGTCCACACCTCAGCTCTGCTGCCTTCACAGGAGAGCAGGAGAAAATCAGTGGTTTATGTAACAAACAGGATTTCATGGCttcatctggttttatttttcacatctgctgctgtttctgaatCACCTGGTCCAGTTCAGACACGTTTAAAGTTCACATCTGTCCAGGATCAAATCAATGAATGAGTTTAGGTTCAGGAGTAAgatttgatctcatttgatttgatttgagctGAAACACTATTAGCATCAACATTAGCTTCACAGCTGACGTGTAAATGAGCTTTGAGTATCAATAGGTAGCACCAGCCTTTCCATCACCATTAGCAtttaaattagcatttaaattagcatcaccattagcatgtGCTCTAAACTCTACCGCTGTCGTCTggttgtttctttgttcttccTCTGCTCTGAGCCTCATTAATCAGAGTTATCAGTGTAAACGTGTGTAATGTCTGATGTTATGAGGTTCTGTTGTGTAGAACGTTGTATTTAAGAAGCTAAACACTGAGTTCATGCTGAACTCCTCCTcatgctgcagctgcttctcaTAATGAGACGTGGAAAAGTGAATGCAATAAATCCTCCTCAGCTTCCAAACACGAACCCAGTTTTTACATGAGACGGGACTGAATGTTCTCACCAGGACACGTGGAAGaacatttctctgcttttagGAACAGGATCTTTTTCTTCTCAGCCAACACATGGATTTAACCTGTatgtgtgaaatgtttccaCTGAATCCAGACGTTActtcacagagaaacacacaaactgaacaaactttAACAAACACACGTCCTGAATGTATTTGAACCAGGGAGGTGAATATTAACTCATCGTGTGGTGTCGTCTTTGTGTCCATGGCTTCGTCCACCAGGCGCCTACGTCCCCGAGGGTCTTCTGACTTCCTGTACGTGGGACTACATGACCTTCACCCCGTCGGTGCGAGCGTACACCATGCTGCTCTTCATCTTCGTCTTCTTCCTGCcgctcttcatcatcatctactGCTACGTCTTTATCTTCCGGGCCATCCGCAGCACCAACCAGTCAGTCCCACGTCCTCCACCCACTGCTGTTTTATTGGATGTTTAGGGCGCTAGCGTCTTTGCAGCAGGTTACGttgggtgtctgtgtgtgtgcagggcgGTGGGGAAGATTAACGGCAGCATCCACAGTCACAGTAACTCCCGGGACTCGGTGAAGAGCCTCAGCCGGCTGCAGAACGAGTGGAAGATGGCGAAGATCGCTCTGATCGTCATCCTGCTCTACGTCATCTCCTGGTCGCCCTACTCCACCGTCGCCCTCACCGCCTTCGCTGGGTCAGAATTACGTTATTAAACCCAATCTATTCACTACAGCAGCTCAAAGTgtcccagtgttcagaacaGATTATAGTATGAATGCACACATCAGTGTAAGGAATCTATAAAAATGCACACAGGTGTAAGTAGAGATGTGTAATAACACTGAGGTTTTGCACAGCAGGACAATATTGCACGAGTCCAAtgaatatataaagaaatatgtaaaagtatatgaaaagaaagtttTTATCTGCATAAATATGGGTTATTGAACAGAAGGAGTTCATTCATTAAATCAATGAAACACGAAAACTAAATGTCAGAGTGAGAacagctgcagttcctctgatGTCCACTAGATGCTAAGActtgaaataaacagaaaaagacgTGACCAGGTCATTATATGTAAAGTGCATATTaattacatattaaataaacacaaatgggATTTATCGGCATGAAATGGTGATAATAAAGCAGTGAGTATAGTTTCCATAGAAACCATCACAACACCAGGTGCATAATAACAGTAACGTAGTAGCTGTATCAGGCAGAATGAGGCTGATTAAGATGTTAGACAAAGACCTGGATAAGAGAACTAATCCAAGGGTCTGACCAGCCCAgatcctggttctggttcaggtccTGTTATCCAGGTCCTGGGTTCAGGTTTCTGCTGGTCCTGGTTTATCCTGGTTCAGgttggtctggtcctggtctctagTCCTGTTTCGTccggtcccccccccccccccccccagtcctggtcctggtcctggttcctTCAGGTTGTCCTGtaggtctggtcctggtcctggtcctggtccaggtcctggtcctggtcctggtctaggTCCTGTttcaggtcctggtcctggtcctggtcctggtctaggTCCTGTTTCagttcctggtcctggttctcgttcaggtcctggtcctggtccaggctctggtcctggtcctggtcctggtcctggtcctggtctaggTCCTGTTTCagttcctggtcctggttctcgttcaggtcctggtcctggtccaggctctggtcctggtccagtcggtcctggtcctggtctaggTCCTGTTTcaggtctggcctggtctgccCTGGtcctgcctggtctggtccagtcgGTTCCTGTCCggtccctggtcctggtccgtCTGGTCTGTGCTCACCGTGTTGCCGCTGCgcttgtttctcctgcagatACGCAGACATGTTGACTCCCTACATGAACTCTGTGCCGGCCGTCATCGCTAAGGCCTCCGCCATCCACAACCCCATCATTTACGCCATCACACACCCAAAGTACAGGTAACtggagtccaggtgtgaacactgatctggtgtcagtccacatgtggaggtggtcacAATGGTGGTCCCATTGTAGACCACTTACTGACctcattcatccactggtagaaatgaacctgaataaaaaagtggtaggtagagattcatcagaggcagcagctgatacaatattctactgaccacatggtggcgctgctgctcatttacaccagactgagaccagatctccagTTCTGTCTGGAGACACATGTGGaggcacattttatttttgatttttgcgTCCTCCAGTCCACCTCCTGATCTCTGTGCAGGATAGCGTTGGCCAAGTACATCCCCTTCCTGGGCGTCTTACTGTGTGTCCACCCCCGCGACCTTCGCTCggccagcagcagcttcatgtcCACTCGCCGCTCCACGGTCACCAGCCAGACGTCCGACATCAGCAGCCACTTCAGGAGGCACAGCACCACCAAGTCCCGCCTGTCCTCCGCCTCCGACAGCGAATCGGTGACCTCCCAGTCGTCATGGTAACCAGGGGATTGATGGTCTGGTTGTGTTGGGGTCTTACCTGTGGTGTCTCTGCAGGGTCTGACAGACACCGAGGCCGACCTGTCCAGCATGAGCTCCAGACCGGCCAGCCGCCAGGTCTCCTGTGACATCAGCAGAGACACCGCCGAGCTACCGGACTTCAAACCCTCGTCCAGCTTCAAATCTAAGATGAAGAGTCACGACTCGGGCATCTTTGAAAAGGtaaagaggcagaggagggtTATCTGACAATAATAGTTCACTGACAGAAAATTTTACCTGACGCTGAATGTTTCTGAGGAACAACAGCACAGATTTGTCAGGTCAATCAGGTCATGAACTTTAAATTACGGGATGACTGTTCTGTGTCCTCACGTCCTCCAAGTCTGAAGTTTGAGATCATACCTGAGAAACGTCCTCTGGTTGAACTGACGTCTCTAAAACAAGATGGCAGCTCCTGTTTCTGcacttggcttcacttttataTAATACGAGGAGCTAGAGACATGTTGACATGGATGAAGGACGTCTTAGAGGCGCTGTGGCTTAGTTGGTCAAAGCGCCTGTCTAGTAAACAGGAGatcctgggttcaaatcccagcaCCGCCTTTGTATTTATAACATCTTAGAACCCAGACTGGTCTGGACTCCCTCTTTTCAAGCTAGAGGTCTGGAGTAATTGGTCCTGCAGGACGTAGGTGACCCCACTCTGAGCCAAGACTGTGCGGAAACAGGAGCTGCCGTATTAGAGAGAGGACGTATCTCAAGCTTCAGGTGGTGACTTTGCTACAAAACGTTCAAGCTAGATGTTGGTGTCTCCACAATAACCTGCTCCTTCAAAAcatgcagcagtttttttttttcacttttgtacAAGAGGATGAGGTGGAAACTCATCAGCATATCCCACCGAGAGAGTCCAGACCAGTCTGGTTCCTTCTGAATGTCCTCTATAATGTAAAGGCACtgctgggatttgaacccaggatCTCCTGTTTACTAGACAGCCGCTTTGACCAACTAAACTACAGCGCCTGACAAACGCTgatgtgtctccacttctttcacAGGTTTCTGACGTCTGTAAAACGAGACGGCAGCTCCTGTTTTCTGTATATACGCCAATGTGCCTCCACGTCTTTACAAAGACGTGGAGGCACATTGGCGTATATCATGACCCAGCAACGTTCCGGCGCTGTGGCTTAGTTGGTCCAAGCGCCTGTCTAGTAAACAGGAGctcctgggttcaaatcccagcaGTGCCTTTATGTTATAGATTACACAAACACGTCTCAGCTGTGTGTTCTGACTGAACTGACTCCTGGTAACCTCCAAACCCAGACTGGTCCATCAGATTTCCTGCTCCTTTACACCATCAGACCCTACAGAGAGGGTCCAGACCAGAAGAAGCATTCAAAGAACTGGTCTTGTAGACTTTTCGctactcatccgagtagcttcttcatttctcagAGACTAGTGGGACGTTGAGGTTTGAATAGGAAACGATGGGTAAAAACCACTGTTCTACGgaggcagctgctgctgatgacaGCTTCATTAGAGCATCATTCATAGGGGCAGGAGCTTAGTCCTACGTCATGTTTGACCGTGTTAacatacagcttgtatagtgacCTCCTCCACCAGTTAGACCACAGGGtccgcgagctgctctgcatacGAGGATATCtggtggcagatatcgggcaGATATCAGGATTTATTCTAACCACCAGAGGAGAGTCGACCCGGGTCTGATAATCGATGTGAAGGGGGTAATAGTGAGGTCACAGAGAGTCATTGGCTCTAGACCTGCA
Coding sequences within it:
- the LOC125018506 gene encoding melanopsin-A-like; this encodes MELHPPTQVAMAPEAQYPFPTVDVPDHAHYTIGSVILVIGITGMVGNFLVIYAFSRSRSLRTPANMFIINLAITDLLMCVTQAPIFFTTSMNKRWIFGEKGCELYAFCGALFGICSMITLTVIAIDRYFVITRPLTSIGVLSRKRALVILVTAWAYSLGWSLPPFFGWSAYVPEGLLTSCTWDYMTFTPSVRAYTMLLFIFVFFLPLFIIIYCYVFIFRAIRSTNQAVGKINGSIHSHSNSRDSVKSLSRLQNEWKMAKIALIVILLYVISWSPYSTVALTAFAGYADMLTPYMNSVPAVIAKASAIHNPIIYAITHPKYRIALAKYIPFLGVLLCVHPRDLRSASSSFMSTRRSTVTSQTSDISSHFRRHSTTKSRLSSASDSESGLTDTEADLSSMSSRPASRQVSCDISRDTAELPDFKPSSSFKSKMKSHDSGIFEKSSFDADLSTAGVSERSSSGGDFADGHMMRGAIGRIPSIVITSETSSFLPIGRNSSRTTRPKTTNGSTGAGPA